A stretch of the Vigna radiata var. radiata cultivar VC1973A chromosome 7, Vradiata_ver6, whole genome shotgun sequence genome encodes the following:
- the LOC106769158 gene encoding uncharacterized protein At1g04910 has protein sequence MHPYNRLPSSGHSTPSPPPSPLRSPRLRHGRSKTGRFSPNRGGGRTAAQRLSWMFLSVLLRRQGVFLFAPLIYISGMLLYMGTASFDVVPVIKHRPAPGSVYRSPQLYAKLHPEMDSDNSSVDAISTIWKTPYKGGEWKPCVDQSSEVLPESNGYIYVEANGGLNQQRTSVCNAVAVAGYLNATLVIPNFHYHSIWKDPSKFRDIYDEEFFVNTLKNDVRVVDKIPEYLMERFGSNMTNVHNFRIKAWSSIQYYRDVVLPKLLEEKVIRISPFANRLSFDAPPVVQRLRCLANYEALRFSSTILSIGEALVERMRKHSAINGGKYVSVHLRFEEDMVAFSCCVFDGGKQEREDMIAARERGWKGKFTKPGRVIRPGAIRINGKCPLTPLEVGLMLRGMGFTKNTSIFLASGKIYNSEKTMAPLREMFPNLHSKETLASEEELAPFKSYSSRMAAIDYTVCLHSEVFVTTQGGNFPHFLLGHRRYLYGGHAKTIKPDKRKLALLFDNPNIGWKSLKRQLLSMRSHSDSKGVELKRPNDSIYSFPCPDCMCRANKTDDSRSSSAT, from the exons ATGCACCCGTACAATCGGCTACCGAGCAGCGGGCACTCGACGCCGTCGCCGCCGCCGTCGCCGCTCCGGTCGCCGAGGCTCCGCCACGGGCGGTCCAAGACTGGGCGGTTCTCTCCAAACCGGGGGGGCGGTCGGACTGCAGCGCAGCGGCTCAGCTGGATGTTTCTATCCGTCCTGCTCCGACGACAGGGCGTTTTCCTCTTCGCTCCTCTCATATACATCTCTGGCATGCTGCTTTACATGGGAACCGCTTCCTTCGACGTCGTTCCGGTCATAAAGCACCGTCCCGCGCCCGGCTCTGTTTACCGTAGCCCTCAGCTGTACGCCAAGCTTCACCCCGAAATGGATTCTGACAATTCCTCCGTCGATGCG ATATCAACAATATGGAAGACTCCCTACAAAGGTGGTGAGTGGAAACCATGTGTGGACCAATCTTCTGAAG TCCTACCTGAATCAAATGGATACATATACGTGGAGGCTAATGGTGGCTTAAATCAGCAGAGGACATCC GTATGCAATGCTGTTGCAGTGGCTGGCTATCTCAATGCTACGCTTGTAATCCCCAACTTTCATTATCATAGCATATGGAAAGACCCTAG CAAATTCAGGGACATTTATGATGAAGAATTTTTTGTGAATACCTTGAAAAATGATGTGCGGGTGGTTGACAAGATTCCTGAATACCTAATGGAAAGATTTGGCAGCAACATGACAAACGTTCACAATTTCAGGATCAAGGCCTGGTCATCTATTCAGTATTACAGAGATGTGGTACTCCCTAAGTTACTTGAAGAGAA GGTTATAAGGATTTCACCATTTGCAAATAGATTGTCATTTGATGCTCCTCCAGTTGTCCAGCGGCTTAGATGCTTAGCAAATTATGAGGCTTTACGGTTTTCAAGTACCATATTGTCCATAGGTGAAGCTTTGGTTGAAAGAATGAGAAAACACAGTGCCATTAATGGTGGGAAATATGTATCCGTACATCTTCGTTTTGAAGAG GATATGGTTGCTTTCTCTTGTTGTGTTTTCGACGGTGGAAAACAGGAGAGAGAAGACATGATTGCAGCTAGAGAGAGAGGTTGGAAAGGGAAATTTACAAAACCTGGACGAGTTATACGTCCAGGAGCAATCAGGATCAATGGGAAGTGTCCCCTTACCCCCTTAGAG GTTGGCCTTATGCTGAGGGGAATGGGTTTCACGAAGAACACTTCTATCTTTTTAGCATCtgggaaaatatataattcgGAGAAAACTATGGCCCCGCTACGCGAAATGTTTCCTAATTTACATTCTAAGGAGACCCTGGCTTCTGAAGAGGAGCTTGCTCCCTTTAAG AGTTATTCTTCCAGGATGGCTGCTATAGATTACACTGTTTGTCTTCACAGTGAGGTGTTTGTCACAACTCAAGGGGGCAACTTCCCTCATTTTTTGCTGGGTCACAGGAGATACTTGTATGGCGGACATGCTAAGACAATTAAACCTGATAAGCGGAAGTTGGCATTACTGTTTGATAATCCCAATATAGG ATGGAAAAGTCTTAAGCGACAACTGCTGAGCATGAGGTCACATAGTGATTCGAAGGGAGTTGAACTCAAAAGACCAAATGATTCTATATACAGCTTTCCGTGCCCAGATTGTATGTGCCGTGCCAATAAAACTGATGATTCAAGATCTTCATCGGCAACTTGA
- the LOC106766985 gene encoding phytanoyl-CoA dioxygenase → MTKLSSEQLQFFNSQGYLVIESFASGDEIESMMKTMEQLVDKFDYSSTASIFSTKNQQQLTDDYFFDSVERVSFFFEEKAFGDDGNLKQPKQLSINKVGHALHEIEPAFKKFSSSEKISSLMYSLGYKRPVVMQSMYIFKQPGIGGEVVPHQDNSFLYTEPQTCTGLWLALEDANTLNGCLWAIPGSHKNGLVRRFLRDEDGVKFDRPSPSYDKKDFVPIEVKAGSMVVIHGDLIHQSFENQSPKSRHAYSLHVVDTVGCTWALENWIRRKVEPEPLFVS, encoded by the exons ATGACTAAGCTTAGTTCCGAGCAGCTTCAATTCTTCAACTCTCAAG GTTATCTTGTGATTGAATCGTTTGCAAGTGGCGATGAGATCGAGTCCATGATGAAGACGATGGAGCAGTTGGTGGATAAGTTTGATTATTCTTCCACCGCTTCTATTTTCTCCACCAAGAACCAG CAACAGTTGACTGATGATTACTTTTTCGATAGCGTGGAaagggtttcttttttctttgagg AAAAAGCATTTGGTGATGATGGCAATCTAAAGCAGCCGAAGCAACTCTCTATTAATAAAGTTGGCCACG CTCTTCACGAGATTGAGCCGGCATTCAAGAAGTTTTCTTCTTCTGAGAAAATTTCAAGTTTGATGTACTCCTTAGGTTACAAGAGGCCTGTAGTCATGCAGTCTATGTATATATTTAAG CAACCAGGCATTGGGGGTGAAGTAGTGCCACACCAGGATAACTCGTTTCTCTATACAGAACCACAAACATGCACAGGGTTGTGGCTGGCCCTAGAAGATGCAAATACATTAAATGGTTGCCTTTGGGCAATTCCTGGATCTcacaaaa ATGGGCTTGTTAGAAGGTTCTTGAGAGATGAAGATGGTGTCAAATTCGATCGACCATCACCatcttatgataaaaaagattTTGTTCCTATTGAAGTAAAAGCTGGTTCTATGGTTGTCATCCATGGTGATCTTATCCACCAAAG CTTTGAAAACCAATCTCCAAAATCAAGACATGCGTACAGCTTGCATGTGGTGGACACAGTGGGCTGCACATGGGCACTAGAAAATTG GATCAGACGAAAAGTGGAACCTGAACCACTCTTTGTGAGCTGA